attaatccgttttcagttatttcttatggggaaaattcATTCGGAAGTCGACTGCATCGCTTCTCGACGCTCCTTCCACAACGAATTAGCGTCGAGttctggggttctactgtacttGGATCCATTGTACCTAATGCTAATGTCTCAAAACGGCAGATAAAGGCCGAAGCCATTCACAGGCAACAGTCATGACACTGACTGTGTAAAGGACATTACAGACGAGACTAACTGTGTAAAGGACATTAAATTAAGTTGCCGTAATGGAAATTAAAGATATTTAATCTAAATGAAAGTGCTTTTACCTTGATGTGTGAACACATAACATTACTACAACAGCCTACTTTCATCAACGCAGGTTGGCTAAGCTAAGGCCTGGCCAATACTATACACAATGTGAGAGATTATATACATGTAACATATACATGTTTTGTCCTCTGTGGTCTGTCAGTCAAACTCTCCACCCTACATTTTCTTAAAATGAAAAACCACACACTCTTTGAAACTCTTTGAGTCGCTGCTTAGCAAAAGTCCAAACCAATGAGAACCTTTCAGAATTTTATGAATAACATGATCAAAACAAAAACGGTAGGTGTCAGTGAGCCAATGTGCCAGCACTGTGAGTGTCCAAATGATTAAAATGTCACATGCATATCACACAACAGTCCTAAAcatgtgtcctaaacatgagtGTTTAGTAGTCAGCACAGAGTTCATGATTGCACTCGGCTGGCAAATAATTAATAGCTAACAAAATAGGGGGAGGGCTTGGTAACAATTTTTAGCATAGGCAAAATAAAAAGATCACAGAGTGGGATAACAGTTACTTGCAGATCTCTGCAGTTCAGAGGCTATGGCAGGAGAGTTGGTCACTGTTGTGCTTGTGGGTCTTTGTGTCTCCTTGACTTGTTGCACTAGTGAAGCTGCATCTCAATGGAGTTTCCAAGATAATAAACAATTGGCCAGAAACTCTCAGCTCCTGCAGCACCATGTTCCTGAGGTACATGACCAACAGCAACAGATGACCAAAACTGTAGTTTCTGAGAAATGTAATGTAGATGGGTCTGTCAAGATTGCCTGTGGTGAGTCTGGCTTAAATGCTACCCACTGTGAAGCTATAAACTGCTGTTTTGATGGACAACGCTGCTACTATGGAAGAACAGGTAAGGGTTTGAATGTGTTTAGCCTTGCtacttttgaaactgggagttgAACCTGGCCTGCTTTTCTCCCTGATGTTGTCAGTGACTGTCCAGTGCACAAGAGATGGCCAGTTCATATTGGTGGTGGCCAAGGATACAACCCTGCCTAGGCTGAGCCTGGATTCAGTCAGCCTATTGGGAGAAAATGGACCCTGTGGGCCAATTGACTCCAATGCAGCTTTTGCTATCTACCAGTTTCCCGTTGCTGCCTGTGGTACCCGTGTGATGGTTAGTGCTTGGGGCTTCTACATTGGGTTAGATGTGGGCTGTGTTGGAATGTAATTGTACTACCTTGCGACCTCCTTCATTCCAGGAGCTGGGTGACTACTTGGTGTATGAGAACAAGATGACCTCTTCCTATGAAGTTGGATTCGGTCCCCTTGGAGCAATCACAAGAGACAGCTACTATGAGTGAGTTGACCATGATTGCATGGCACAGTTTCATGCAGGGTTTGTGCTCACTTTTGTATTCCTTGTGCAAGACTTTACTTCCAGTGTAGGTATTACGGTATGAGCGTTGCAACACTGCCTATTCAGCACTATGCCAACGAGCCCCCTCTACCTGTAGTTGCTCCTGGACCCCTCAGGGTAGAGCTAAGAATAGCTAATGGTCAGTGCACCACAAAGGGGTGTGTGGAAGGTGAGTATCGTCATTCTGGATGCTAGTATGAGCTTTGTTTATGAAGGGCTTCGAAAACCACTTTGCCTGTCTGCTGACAGCACGGGCAGCCTACACCTCCTACTACACGGATGCTGATTACCCTGTGACCAAGGTGCTGAGAGAGCCGGTCTATGTGGAAGTGCGTATCCTGGACAGGTCTGACCCCAATATTGTCCTGACCCTGGGACGCTGCTGGGCAACCTCTTCCCCTAACCCCTTCAGCCTTCCCGAGTGGGACCTTCTAGTGAATGGGTAGGTTGTAGAATTGCTTCCCACTAGTGTTCCAGTGCAGGCTGGTGTTGACCTGGTGTATTCCAAAGGTGCCCCTACAAGGATGACCGCTACCTGACTCAGTTGGTTCCAGTTGAGGGGTCGTCTGCAGTTCCGTTCCCTACCCATTACAAGCGCTTTGTCCTCAAGATGTTCACCTTTGTGGATCAAACCTCCATGGCTCCCTTGCACAACCAGGTAATGGCTTTAACCTTGTCCCAGCCATTTGTACAATGCCATGTCCGGCCCTTGCTTAGTTGTAACGTTGTTCCCAGGTCTATATCCACTGCAGTACAGCCGTGTGTCATCCAAGTGCAACAGACAGCTGTGAACCAAGCTGTGGCAGAGAAAGTGGGTAGAGTCCTCAGTGCAGGTCCCTTGTTTCCCATGTTGCTTATATGGTCTGAACCTTCTCCTTTGCTGCTCACCAGGGAGACATGCGCCAGAAGAATGGGAGGCTCCTCCTGAATCTGCTGTGGTGTCCAGTGGAAGAGTTGTCTTTACAGAAATGGCCTGAAGCTCACCACCTGAGATCAAACCCTAATGCAATAAAGGCTGTGTTCTCAAATGCTTGTTTGGGGGTGGTTATTGCTCTTGCATGTTCTACCTTAGATACTGGAGTGGGCATTCTTCCATACATTATTTAATAACTACATTGCTGGATTATCTAGCAAACAATGACACTTTGCAGGAGCTATGCAGTTGTGATGTGTATAAGGCACATGGATGTCATTAAAGAAATTGGGGAGGGCACTTTACTGGTAGTGTGTGGCACCATCCACTAGGTGTCACAGCCAAGCCAATGGCTCTCTGAAGTGGCAGGGGAGGTGTAAGTTCTCGCTACCTTGGATCCGTAAATGGGAGGAAGAAGGGTCAGAGGGTGTGGCTGATGGGAGCATATAGCCTTTTGACCTTGTGGTTGTGGTGTCCTTCAGGTCATACTCTTGCACTGTCTGTTTTTTAGAATGTCCTTTTTGCTTTATACTTTGCATCCTATATGATGGAAGCAATGTCATTCCCTAGCTCTGACATGCACTTGGAACAGCTGACGACCATAGAGGACAGGTTGATTTGAGGTACTAGAATGCAGTTCTCCATAACTGATCGATCAAAAGCCTGAACCCACTGGAGAAAGGGCAACCCAGGTTTTATGATCCATGAGAACCAGAGTTCCTTCACCATGAATTCATCTATCCAGATTTTACTGTTAAATGTTATCGCAGTCCAGAACTATACAGCTAAATATGAAGTGTACACAAGGCTATAATATTTTTGAACTGTAATATTTAGGCCATTTTTGCCAAACCAAGCACAATGTTATCAAGCAAATAAGTAATGTTATTTCCTCTTCTATCAACTATGAAAGCTGCATTCATAAatgattaaatatttaattgctATCTACATAAATCATGCTACCTTGTCATACTTCAATTAttgtacagtagaaccccggaactcgaCATTTTCGGAGTTCGAATTTTGAGAAAAGTTCGTCTCGGAGCATCGAACAAAACTTCGGAATCCGACCCGCCTCGCATAACTTTTGTAAACAACATACAGTTTGTGCTTCGGTCACATGCCGTTAGTTGGCCttgttgttcaatgggttttaaaccattttgaggctgtgctccaagcgtttgctgtatttttgtttttttgtactgttttagacaaaaacatGGGAGAAAAGCAGAAGCGGAAACGATAAGAACCAATAAAGTTGAAAAATGCCTTCGTGTGCcggacttagcattggaattcaacttgatggttgagaacAGATTAATCCGTTCGGAAAATTCATTCGGAACTCGACTGCATCGCTTCTCGACGCTCCTTCCACAACGAATTAGCGTCGAGttctggggttctactgtacttGGATCCATTGTACCTAATGCTAATGTCTCAAAACGGCAGATATAGGCCGAAGCCATTCACAGGCAACAGTCATGACACTGACTGTGTAAAGGACATTACAGACGAGACTAACTGTGTAAAGGACATTAAATTAAGTTGCCGTATTGGAAATGAAAGATATTTAATCTAAATGAAAGTGCTTTTACCTTGATGTGTGAACACATAACATTACTACAACAGCCTACTTTCATCAACGCAGGTTGGCTAAGCTAAGGCCTGGCCAATACTATACACAATGTGAGAGATTATATACATGTAACATATACATGTTTTGTCCTCTGTGGTCTGTCAGTCAAACTCTCCACCCTACATTTTCTTAAAATGAAAAACCACACACTCTTTGAAACTCTTTGAGTCGCTGCTTAGCAAAAGTCCAAACCAATGAGAACCTTTCAGAATTTTATGAATAACATGATCAAAACAAAAACGGTAGGTGTCAGTGAGCCAATGTGCCAGCACTGTGAGTGTCCAAATGATTAAAATGTCACATGCATATCACACAACAGTCCTAAAcatgtgtcctaaacatgagtGTTTAGTAGTCAGCACAGAGTTCATGATTGCACTCGGCTGGCAAATAATTAATAGCTAACAAAATAGGGGGAGGGCTTGGTAACAATTTTTAGCATAGGCAAAATAAAAAGATCACAGAGTGGGATAACAGTTACTTGCAGATCTCTGCAGTTCAGAGGCTATGGCAGGAGAGTTGGTCACTGTTGTGCTTGTGGGTCTTTGTGTCTCCTTGACTTGTTGCACTAGTGAAGCTGCATCTCAATGGAGTTTCCAAGATAATAAACAATTGGCCAGAAACTCTCAGCTCCTGCAGCACCATGTTCCTGAGGTACATGACCAACAGCAACAGATGACCAAAACTGTAGTTTCTGAGAAATGTAATGTAGATGGGTCTGTCAAGATTGCCTGTGGTGAGTCTGGCTTAAATGCTACCCACTGTGAAGCTATAAACTGCTGTTTTGATGGACAACGCTGCTACTATGGAAGAACAGGTAAGGGTTTGAATGTGTTTAGCCTTGCtacttttgaaactgggagttgAACCTGGCCTGCTTTTCTCCCTGATGTTGTCAGTGACTGTCCAGTGCACAAGAGATGGCCAGTTCATATTGGTGGTGGCCAAGGATACAACCCTGCCTAGGCTGAGCCTGGATTCAGTCAGCCTATTGGGAGAAAATGGACCCTGTGGGCCAATTGACTCCAATGCAGCTTTTGCTATCTACCAGTTTCCCGTTGCTGCCTGTGGTACCCGTGTGATGGTTAGTGCTTGGGGCTTCTACATTGGGTTAGATGTGGGCTGTGTTGGAATGTAATTGTACTACCTTGCGACCTCCTTCATTCCAGGAGCTGGGTGACTACTTGGTGTATGAGAACAAGATGACCTCTTCCTATGAAGTTGGATTCGGTCCCCTTGGAGCAATCACAAGAGACAGCTACTATGAGTGAGTTGACCATGATTGCATGGCACAGTTTCATGCAGGGTTTGTGCTCACTTTTGTATTCCTTGTGCAAGACTTTACTTCCAGTGTAGGTATTACGGTATGAGCGTTGCAACACTGCCTATTCAGCACTATGCCAACGAGCCCCCTCTACCTGTAGTTGCTCCTGGACCCCTCAGGGTAGAGCTAAGAATAGCTAATGGTCAGTGCACCACAAAGGGGTGTGTGGAAGGTGAGTATCGTCATTCTGGATGCTAGTATGAGCTTTGTTTATGAAGGGCTTCGAAAACCACTTTGCCTGTCTGCTGACAGCACGGGCAGCCTACACCTCCTACTACACGGATGCTGATTACCCTGTGACCAAGGTGCTGAGAGAGCCGGTCTATGTGGAAGTGCGTATCCTGGACAGGTCTGACCCCAATATTGTCCTGACCCTGGGACGCTGCTGGGCAACCTCTTCCCCTAACCCCTTCAGCCTTCCCGAGTGGGACCTTCTAGTGAATGGGTAGGTTGTAGAATTGCTTCCCACTAGTGTTCCAGTGCAGGCTGGTGTTGACCTGGTGTATTCCAAAGGTGCCCCTACAAGGATGACCGCTACCTGACTCAGTTGGTTCCAGTTGAGGGGTCGTCTGCAGTTCCGTTCCCTACCCATTACAAGCGCTTTGTCCTCAAGATGTTCACCTTTGTGGATCAAACCTCCATGGCTCCCTTGCACAACCAGGTAATGGCTTTAACCTTGTCCCAGCCATTTGTACAATGCCATGTCCGGCCCTTGCTTAGTTGTAACGTTGTTCCCAGGTCTATATCCACTGCAGTACAGCCGTGTGTCATCCAAGTGCAACAGACAGCTGTGAACCAAGCTGTGGCAGAGAAAGTGGGTAGAGTCCTCAGTGCAGGTCCCTTGTTTCCCATGTTGCTTATATGGTCTGAACCTTCTCCTTTGCTGCTCACCAGGGAGACATGCGCCAGAAGAATGGGAGGCTCCTCCTGAATCTGCTGTGGTGTCCAGTGGAAGAGTTGTCTTTACAGAAATGGCCTGAAGCTCACCACCTGAGATCAAACCCTAATGCAATAAAGGCTGTGTTCTCAAATGCTTGTTTGGGGGTGGTTATTGCTCTTGCATGTTCTACCTTAGATACTGGAGTGGGCATTCTTCCATACATTATTTAATAACTACATTGCTGGATTATCTAGCAAACAATGACACTTTGCAGGAGCTATGCAGTTGTGATGTGTATAAGGCACATGGATGTCATTAAAGAAATTGGGGAGGGCACTTTACTGGTAGTGTGTGGCACCATCCACTAGGTGTCACAGCCAAGCCAATGGCTCTCTGAAGTGGCAGGGGAGGTGTAAGTTCTCGCTACCTTGGATCCGTAAATGGGAGGAAGAAGGGTCAGAGGGTGTGGCTGATGGGAGCATATAGCCTTTTGACCTTGTGGTTGTGGTGTCCTTCAGGTCATACTCTTGCACTGTCTGTTTTTTAGAATGTCCTTTTTGCTTTATACTTTGCATCCTATATGATGGAAGCAATGTCATTCCCTAGCTCTGACATGCACTTGGAACAGCTGACGACCATAGAGGACAGGTTGATTTGAGGTACTAGAATGCAGTTCTCCATAACTGATCGATCAAAAGCCTGAACCCACTGGAGAAAGGGCAACCCAGGTTTTATGATCCATGAGAACCAGAGTTCCTTCACCATGAATTCATCTATCCAGATTTTACTGTTAAATGTTATCGCAGTCCAGAACTATACAGCTAAATATGAAGTGTACACAAGGCTATAATATTTTTGAACTGTAATATTTAGGCCATTTTTGCCAAACCAAGCACAATGTTATCAAGCAAATAAGTAATGTTATTTCCTCTTCTATCAACTATGAAAGCTGCATTCATAAatgattaaatatttaattgctATCTACATAAATCATGCTACCTTGTCATACTTCAATTAttgtacagtagaaccccggaactcgaCATTTTCGGAGTTCGAATTTTGAGAAAAGTTCGTCTCGGAGCATCGAACAAAACTTCGGAATCCGACCCGCCTCGCATAACTTTTGTAAACAACATACAGTTTGTGCTTCGGTCACATGCCGTTAGTTGGCCttgttgttcaatgggttttaaaccattttgaggctgtgctccaagcgtttgctgtatttttgtttttttgtactgttttagacaaaaacatGGGAGAAAAGCAGAAGCGGAAACGATAAGAACCAATAAAGTTGAAAAATGCCTTCGTGTGCcggacttagcattggaattcaacttgatggttgagaacAGATTAATCCGTTCGGAAAATTCATTCGGAACTCGACTGCATCGCTTCTCGACGCTCCTTCCACAACGAATTAGCGTCGAGttctggggttctactgtacttGGATCCATTGTACCTAATGCTAATGTCTCAAAACGGCAGATATAGGCCGAAGCCATTCACAGGCAACAGTCATGACACTGACTGTGTAAAGGACATTACAGACGAGACTAACTGTGTAAAGGACATTAAATTAAGTTGCCGTATTGGAAATGAAAGATATTTAATCTAAATGAAAGTGCTTTTACCTTGATGTGTGAACACATAACATTACTACAACAGCCTACTTTCATCAACGCAGGTTGGCTAAGCTAAGGCCTGGCCAATACTATACACAATGTGAGAGATTATATACATGTAACATATACATGTTTTGTCCTCTGTGGTCTGTCAGTCAAACTCTCCACCCTACATTTTCTTAAAATGAAAAACCACACACTCTTTGAAACTCTTTGAGTCGCTGCTTAGCAAAAGTCCAAACCAATGAGAACCTTTCAGAATTTTATGAATAACATGATCAAAACAAAAACGGTAGGTGTCAGTGAGCCAATGTGCCAGCACTGTGAGTGTCCAAATGATTAAAATGTCACATGCATATCACACAACAGTCCTAAAcatgtgtcctaaacatgagtGTTTAGTAGTCAGCACAGAGTTCATGATTGCACTCGGCTGGCAAATAATTAATAGCTAACAAAATAGGGGGAGGGCTTGGTAACAATTTTTAGCATAGGCAAAATAAAAAGATCACAGAGTGGGATAACAGTTACTTGCAGATCTCTGCAGTTCAGAGGCTATGGCAGGAGAGTTGGTCACTGTTGTGCTTGTGGGTCTTTGTGTCTCCTTGACTTGTTGCACTAGTGAAGCTGCATCTCAATGGAGTTTCCAAGATAATAAACAATTGGCCAGAAACTCTCAGCTCCTGCAGCACCATGTTCCTGAGGTACATGACCAACAGCAACAGATGACCAAAACTGTAGTTTCTGAGAAATGTAATGTAGATGGGTCTGTCAAGATTGCCTGTGGTGAGTCTGGCTTAAATGCTACCCACTGTGAAGCTATAAACTGCTGTTTTGATGGACAACGCTGCTACTATGGAAGAACAGGTAAGGGTTTGAATGTGTTTAGCCTTGCtacttttgaaactgggagttgAACCTGGCCTGCTTTTCTCCCTGATGTTGTCAGTGACTGTCCAGTGCACAAGAGATGGCCA
The window above is part of the Brachyhypopomus gauderio isolate BG-103 chromosome 9, BGAUD_0.2, whole genome shotgun sequence genome. Proteins encoded here:
- the LOC143522360 gene encoding zona pellucida sperm-binding protein 1-like; the encoded protein is MSVATLPIQHYANEPPLPVVAPGPLRVELRIANGQCTTKGCVEARAAYTSYYTDADYPVTKVLREPVYVEVRILDRSDPNIVLTLGRCWATSSPNPFSLPEWDLLVNGCPYKDDRYLTQLVPVEGSSAVPFPTHYKRFVLKMFTFVDQTSMAPLHNQVYIHCSTAVCHPSATDSCEPSCGREMTVQCTRDGQFILVVAKDTTLPRLSLDSVSLLGENGPCGPIDSNAAFAIYQFPVAACGTRVMELGDYLVYENKMTSSYEVGFGPLGAITRDSYYE
- the LOC143522361 gene encoding zona pellucida sperm-binding protein 1-like, which translates into the protein MSVATLPIQHYANEPPLPVVAPGPLRVELRIANGQCTTKGCVEARAAYTSYYTDADYPVTKVLREPVYVEVRILDRSDPNIVLTLGRCWATSSPNPFSLPEWDLLVNGCPYKDDRYLTQLVPVEGSSAVPFPTHYKRFVLKMFTFVDQTSMAPLHNQVYIHCSTAVCHPSATDSCEPSCGREMTVQCTRDGQFILVVAKDTTLPRLSLDSVSLLGENGPCGPIDSNAAFAIYQFPVAACGTRVMELGDYLVYENKMTSSYEVGFGPLGAITRDSYYE